The following coding sequences are from one Ornithodoros turicata isolate Travis chromosome 1, ASM3712646v1, whole genome shotgun sequence window:
- the LOC135366972 gene encoding THAP domain-containing protein 3-like has product MGRCCYMGCQHRSGEATKASGVTFHCFPRDPTLREAWVEAIGRTGWTPSKHSVVCSKHFQNRDMDRTSLARIRLRPGAVPIAHPSVSAPELQVAQLSTAPEAAREAEHEMELVTAPGGAQEQLPAPARTQEELALEETCEGEHEQDLLSSSCAEMSDESTGFDCNPLHNPFTELEDEDVLGYVRAGHASPQASCSSLNTSLETSAITYAPYAAATSSRRISLDTASTSTPVTPTRGIILVRTIRRATVSSQTTEGMCGMLISTVT; this is encoded by the exons ATGGGACGTTGTTGCTACATGGGCTGTCAGCACCGGTCCGGCGAGGCAACAAAAGCCTCGGGCGTAACATTTCACTG TTTCCCACGAGATCCTACGCTTCGAGAAGCTTGGGTTGAGGCCATTGGGAGAACTGGATGGACACCCAGCAAACACAGTGTAGTGTGCTCCAAGCACTTTCAGAACCGTGACATGGACAGGACATCGTTAGCACGGATTCGATTAAGACCTGGTGCGGTGCCCATCGCTCATCCTTCTGTGTCTGCTCCTGAGCTGCAG GTAGCACAGCTTTCAACAGCACCTGAGGCAGCACGTGAAGCAGAGCATGAA ATGGAACTAGTCACAGCTCCTGGTGGAGCACAGGAGCAACTCCCAGCTCCAGCCAGAACACAGGAGGAACTCGCTCTAGAGGAAACCTGTGAGGGAGAACATGAA CAAGACTTATTGTCCAGCTCCTGTGCAGAGATGAGTGAT GAAAGCACGGGCTTTGACTGTAACCCGTTGCACAACCCATTTACAGAGCTCGAAGATGAGGACGTATTA GGATATGTCCGAGCTGGACATGCATCACCTCAAGCTTCTTGTTCAAGCTTAAATACCTCACTG GAAACCAGTGCCATCACCTATGCTCCCTATGCTGCTGCCACATCTAGCAGAAGGATTTCACTG GATACTGCGAGCACCTCCACTCCTGTGACCCCTACCAGAGGGATTATATTGGTAAGAACTATCAGGAGGGCTACTGTTTCATCTCAGACCACAGAGGGAATGTGCGGCATGCTTATATCAACAGTAACATAG